TCACCCTGGCACATCTAATTCTTTGTTACCATTTGGATGTGTTTTGAGGCGTCACATATCCTGTTTTACTTTTCCTCAAAGTACTGCAGCCAGTCAAAAGTAGAAAGCAGCATTTAAAGCAGTGGGCTTAACTCTGAAATGTTGCATACATTTGTGGAAGAGGTCTCAATTTTCACTCAATGTTTTGCCAACATACCAGAATCCTGCTCTGGTCTGGTCAATGTTTCTGGAGCGTCCAAAAGCTCAACGTAGCTTGTGTGTTGTCCTAGTTGTGCATGAGATACTGATGGAAGTAGACGCCGAAAAGTGAGCTGATCACCTGGCAGGCCGCTACCCACCAAGTGAAGAAGGCGAAGAAACCCCTGAAGAAGAGCGGCGTGAGGACGGAGTGCAGTGCCGACAGCATCTCTGACAGGCGGGCCACCGTGACCTGGATGTCCTCTTCCGCGTCGTCCATCGAGTCCTCGTCTTCGTCAAAAGTGCTTTGGACGGCTGGCGCTGACGTGGGCATCAGCGAGGGGGGCGTCACGCCGGGGGTTTCATTGGCACCTGCTCCGCTCCAAGAGAACCCTCCtgaaagagaaggaaaaaaactcatctcatctcattttcttgcggggggtgctggagcctatcccagctgactattaTTTTCTTCTTGACCAGAATGGACAGGCACGTGGACGGTACAATGACTGACCTAATCCCTTGAGGGCTAGCGTGGAAAACAGGATGAGAAGAACCGGCACCACATACTGAAGAGTGATGACACTCAGGTAGCAAAACACGCGCGTGACCTGGAGAGACAAATTCAATTTGAATCACTGGTTTATTTCCGGCTCAGGATTTTGGCCTGACCTTCCTCTGAATGTCAATGGCGGCAATTCGTCCGGCTTCCTTCTTCATCTGCTCCACCCATTTCTGGGCCAGATTGAGGTAGGCCTGCAGATGGTAGCGGGTTAACGCCAGCCTCAGGACGCACAGAGCCACCACGGTCCACAGCCGCATGCTGTCAAAGGCGTCGCTGGACACCCTGGCAGATGTATAGATTCAGAGATTGTCCGCAAGCCACTATATTTGCTTTTGAGGATGATGTTGTATGAGCTCACAGCGTGACAGAGGTTTTCCCCAGAGGTGCGTTGGCGAGGAAGTCCCTGGCCAAGGGTTTGACCCACAGGATCAATATGACCACGGGAGAAAGGAAGCTCATGTGCAGGAGAATCCTACGGGAGACGGTGGTTAAATCAGCATTGTGTTGAGATACCACCAGACATTTTAGTTAATGGAATCGGCACGCACTGGATGAGCGGACGGTCCGAGTTCATCTGCACGGCGTCCAGGTGAGTTTGAGCCAAACGCAGTCCAGGGAAGGCCATCAGGGCTCCGACGTATGCGCAGAACGCGGCTAGCCCAAGCTTTACGGTCAGCTTGGTGACGGGAACCCTTGATGCAAACATAAGGAGTGCTTAGTTCGTATCTCAAACTGCGGCTCGGGAAACCGATGAGGCCCACGGGACAGTGTTTTCCGGCCCACGCCATTAGTTTACTGGGcttactttttttgttattcacTTACAGTAGAAGCTTTAATAATTCAGCCTAATGACATTTATTACcagtatttgtaaaaaaatagccattatatattttttaatttgttgcagTGTAATTCCAAAGTGACGCCAGGTTCAAATAAAACGCATTCAAAAATGTAAACTCAGTTTGAGACCCTTGTTTTAGTGTAAACATTATTGCTCACTGATACAGTGAATGCTCACTGCTGGACCTACGAGTCAACTTACGACCAGTCGGCGTATCCCTGCTGTTTGGCGAACACCTCCATGTTGTCAAAGAGACTGGAGAAGCCCGACTCCAAGCCAAACTCTAGGTAGTCCTCTCGGACCACCAGTACAAGCATGGCGACCAATAGGCACAGGAAGCCGAATGCGAGGCACACGGAACGCTCGCCACCCTCTTCTGAGCGGAAGTAGTGGCTCATTAGGGTGTGGAGTACTTTGCTGGAGGTtttgtgttaaaataaaataaagcttGTCTCATCATGAGCCTCAACATagttttgtcattgttttagcTTCTCCAAATAAAGGATACAGGCTGAAGAGAACAGTCAGGACACACCAGATGGCACCAAGGTTAACTTCCTTGCTGGCATCCATCACAGAGTAGTAACACTCAGTGAAAAGGAAGACAGCTGTTGTGTAGACAGCAAAGTCTATCAGCCACTGGTACTCCAAGAAGAAGCGTAGCACTGGGGGCGAGTAAGAAAAGGATAAGTTAAGGTAAGTGGTGAGTGTTACTTGCGTGTACGTGGCTCAATGCAGTGTTAAGAAATGTTCAGCTCACCGAGTGCATCCATGGGATTGACTGGAGCTTTCTCTAGGTGAAGGTCAATGTCTTTGGGCACGGTTAGAGGcttgttttctccattttgtctcctgagaaaaaaaaacaccaatatgTTCTCAAATTTACtgtgtaaaaaaacacaaatgcagcaTTGAATTTTTATTAGATTGACCTTACCGAGGAAGAGGACTCAACAGAATGAGAAATGCTTCGTAGATtacgtcaatatttttttctattgactTTAAAGTGAATAATAAGTCCATCCTAACatctttacaaaaaaacgtatctgATTTTCTATGCGAACgagtaattttttttcaatgaaatcaTTAATTATAACACCCTTTGTATCAACTCAACATTACATGAGTTAATACTTTTTAGGCATTTTTCATTATGTTttgcaaaaaacaataaaatcatttttacagtcTTTTGTGCAGGACTAGATGGTATATTGACAATTGGAAGCCGCAACACATGATGTTCCTTGTCAGgcactgcatttttttgctgtcCCACCTGTCTCTCCTATTTGTTTTGGGCATTTGTTTCCCAGCCAGAGCACACAGCTCCCCTTCTGACGGGTGCTTGAACCGGAATAAGCTGGAAGAAATAACAAGAAATAGACCAAAGAAATGGTGAGATTTGCTTTTGCATGGGAAAGTGGCATATGTGTGCCTCACCTGCCATTACAGAGAAGCCAGCGTGCAAAAGAGCAATGCGGTGCCATCCTCTGCATGATGCTGGCGGCCAGCAAACTGACCACCACTTGGATTCCCATCAGTGCCTAGTCAGATATCAAATTTGAAATGGAGTCAATGTCCAGCCATCAAATTTCTAGGATACAACGCCCAATGGTCGACAGCGCCGCCTCGTGGAACACAAAGTAACATTTAGAAGTTTAAGACAGGACCAAAAGGGTATTTGCATGTTTCATG
Above is a genomic segment from Stigmatopora argus isolate UIUO_Sarg chromosome 8, RoL_Sarg_1.0, whole genome shotgun sequence containing:
- the tmem161a gene encoding transmembrane protein 161A codes for the protein MALMGIQVVVSLLAASIMQRMAPHCSFARWLLCNGSLFRFKHPSEGELCALAGKQMPKTNRRDRRQNGENKPLTVPKDIDLHLEKAPVNPMDALVLRFFLEYQWLIDFAVYTTAVFLFTECYYSVMDASKEVNLGAIWCVLTVLFSLKVLHTLMSHYFRSEEGGERSVCLAFGFLCLLVAMLVLVVREDYLEFGLESGFSSLFDNMEVFAKQQGYADWSVPVTKLTVKLGLAAFCAYVGALMAFPGLRLAQTHLDAVQMNSDRPLIQILLHMSFLSPVVILILWVKPLARDFLANAPLGKTSVTLVSSDAFDSMRLWTVVALCVLRLALTRYHLQAYLNLAQKWVEQMKKEAGRIAAIDIQRKVTRVFCYLSVITLQYVVPVLLILFSTLALKGLGGFSWSGAGANETPGVTPPSLMPTSAPAVQSTFDEDEDSMDDAEEDIQVTVARLSEMLSALHSVLTPLFFRGFFAFFTWWVAACQVISSLFGVYFHQYLMHN